A portion of the Nitrospira defluvii genome contains these proteins:
- a CDS encoding proteasome subunit alpha, whose product MGMQGDFFQLLKEQGYQFGNPVAAAAGIEVPTATTILALKYRDGVLVAGDRRATAGNMVMYDRTDKVLEIDRYSVMAIAGVPATAYEMVRVLEHSFKYYRRTQLQELSFEGKLRAVSKLLKENVPAALAGTGAVVPVFAGYDHEQGAAKIYFYDILGAEFEAVEYAVSGSGSPTIRGILHYQNTWGPQPLAALPEEQATVQALRLLSSAAEFDSATGGVNRELNLYPVVKLITQAGVRVIADGDLKRLYEQDVLRVR is encoded by the coding sequence ATGGGTATGCAGGGGGATTTTTTTCAGCTGTTGAAAGAGCAGGGCTATCAGTTCGGCAATCCGGTGGCGGCGGCCGCCGGCATTGAGGTGCCGACTGCGACGACGATTCTTGCCCTGAAGTATCGTGACGGCGTGTTGGTCGCGGGGGATCGCCGGGCAACTGCCGGCAACATGGTGATGTACGACCGCACCGATAAGGTGCTGGAGATTGATCGGTACAGTGTGATGGCTATCGCGGGCGTTCCAGCCACCGCCTACGAAATGGTGCGTGTGTTGGAACATTCGTTCAAGTACTACCGTCGCACGCAGCTGCAGGAGTTGAGTTTTGAGGGCAAGCTTCGCGCCGTGTCCAAGTTGCTCAAGGAGAATGTGCCTGCCGCGTTGGCGGGCACCGGGGCCGTCGTGCCCGTCTTCGCTGGGTATGACCATGAGCAGGGCGCGGCCAAGATTTATTTCTACGACATTCTCGGCGCCGAGTTTGAAGCGGTGGAGTATGCCGTGTCCGGGTCCGGCTCACCGACGATCCGTGGCATCCTGCACTACCAGAACACCTGGGGCCCGCAGCCACTGGCGGCCTTGCCGGAAGAACAGGCCACGGTTCAGGCGTTACGTTTGCTCTCCAGCGCCGCGGAGTTCGACTCGGCGACGGGCGGGGTCAATCGGGAACTGAACCTGTATCCGGTGGTGAAGTTGATCACCCAGGCCGGTGTCCGTGTCATTGCGGATGGCGATTTGAAACGACTCTACGAACAGGACGTGTTGCGCGTGCGGTAA
- a CDS encoding proteasome accessory factor PafA2 family protein, whose product MLNRIFGLETEYGLLVNQDRPEYSPSWVAQRIRDHIFRVDRRGLLDLHHRGHDEPPGNGGFLTNAGRLYIDMGHLEYASPECTTLADLVASDRAGDRIIQQAITALGLDATVSLIKNNIDHETDATFGSHENYLVSRQFPFSRRGLGPLVTFLVTRQIFTGAGRIGCASDPNEWVQVGGLILHRPGLRDAQDRSIVPFQISQRADYIVNDFFEWVQHNRAIVNTRDEPLADPNQYRRIHLLCGDSNMAEYATALKMGTTGLVLQLIEAGQAPRGLGISEPVEALQDISRDPERRWIVRLESGQSISAIDVQEQFLAAAQRHCRGQDEETDWVLAQWESVLADLRRGYETLVGRIDWASKLWLLDTYRDAEQVAWDDPMLKSLDLEYHNLHPERGLCYGLEEEGRAPRLTTEKVVQLAQDHPPRNTRAFGRGELVRHLLAGGGAEPEQEPPHEYDDHASYDYIINWSNFRLRGAVPFFMADPFRTYVQDVRSHLAERSVLPDPHDAG is encoded by the coding sequence ATGTTGAATCGTATCTTCGGACTCGAAACGGAGTATGGCCTCCTGGTGAACCAGGATCGGCCTGAGTACTCCCCCTCGTGGGTGGCCCAACGTATTCGCGATCACATTTTTCGTGTGGATCGGCGTGGGTTGCTCGATCTCCATCATCGCGGTCATGATGAACCGCCCGGCAACGGCGGGTTTTTGACCAATGCCGGACGGCTCTATATCGACATGGGGCATCTGGAATATGCGTCGCCGGAATGCACCACGCTGGCGGATCTGGTGGCCTCGGATCGAGCCGGCGACCGCATCATTCAGCAAGCCATCACCGCCTTGGGTTTGGACGCCACGGTGTCCCTGATCAAGAATAATATCGACCACGAAACCGACGCGACGTTTGGCTCGCATGAAAACTACCTGGTGAGCCGTCAGTTTCCCTTCTCCCGGCGCGGGCTTGGGCCGTTGGTCACCTTCTTGGTCACCAGGCAGATTTTCACCGGCGCCGGGCGGATCGGCTGTGCCAGTGATCCCAATGAGTGGGTGCAGGTCGGCGGGCTCATTTTGCATCGGCCAGGGCTGCGGGATGCCCAAGACCGCTCGATCGTGCCCTTCCAGATCTCCCAACGAGCTGATTACATCGTAAACGACTTCTTCGAATGGGTACAGCACAACCGGGCGATTGTGAACACGCGAGATGAGCCGTTGGCCGACCCCAATCAGTATCGACGCATTCACCTCCTGTGCGGCGATTCGAACATGGCCGAGTACGCCACGGCGTTGAAGATGGGGACCACGGGATTGGTGTTGCAACTGATCGAAGCCGGGCAGGCGCCACGCGGACTCGGGATCAGTGAGCCGGTCGAGGCGTTGCAGGACATTTCACGTGATCCGGAGCGCCGATGGATCGTGCGACTGGAGTCGGGGCAGTCCATCTCTGCCATCGATGTGCAGGAGCAATTTCTTGCCGCGGCGCAACGCCATTGTCGGGGGCAGGACGAAGAAACCGATTGGGTGCTCGCTCAGTGGGAATCGGTGCTGGCCGATCTGCGACGTGGATACGAGACGCTGGTGGGTCGGATCGATTGGGCCTCGAAGTTGTGGTTGCTGGACACCTATCGGGACGCGGAGCAGGTCGCCTGGGATGATCCCATGTTGAAGAGTCTCGATCTTGAATACCACAATCTGCATCCGGAGCGGGGGCTCTGCTACGGGCTTGAGGAGGAGGGGCGCGCGCCACGGTTGACGACTGAGAAGGTTGTCCAACTTGCGCAGGACCATCCGCCTCGAAACACCCGCGCGTTCGGCCGCGGGGAGTTGGTCCGTCATCTCTTGGCCGGCGGCGGGGCCGAACCGGAACAGGAGCCCCCGCATGAATACGACGACCACGCGTCGTACGACTACATTATTAACTGGTCGAATTTTAGGCTGCGGGGTGCCGTGCCCTTCTTTATGGCCGATCCGTTCAGGACCTATGTGCAGGATGTCCGCAGCCATCTCGCCGAGAGGTCAGTGTTGCCGGACCCACACGATGCTGGTTGA
- a CDS encoding ubiquitin-like protein UBact — MRYMLMPDRREAPGDPMPKSPTPSEEGGGPRRPDAGSPDKDNLLKRMRKVDPKQAERYRQRTGE, encoded by the coding sequence ATGCGATATATGTTGATGCCGGATCGTCGTGAAGCGCCCGGTGATCCGATGCCGAAATCTCCGACCCCATCGGAGGAAGGCGGGGGGCCGAGACGCCCGGACGCCGGTTCGCCGGATAAGGACAACCTCTTGAAGCGGATGCGCAAGGTGGATCCGAAGCAGGCGGAACGATATCGGCAACGGACGGGAGAGTGA